One window of the Chryseotalea sp. WA131a genome contains the following:
- a CDS encoding ATP-binding cassette domain-containing protein: MVALLGIAGNIIPSVNRLVVSNIQIQEALVAFDRMFEFTAMERQSTTGEFLEIQLEELSIDHVSFRFPGRKQILKAVSLKIKKGEMVALLGESGGGKSTMMQIVQKFYAPEAGTIKVNEQSLESIDTFAWRSGIGCVPQEIKIFNGNLLYNITISDQPEDYQRAVQFCQEKGFLKFFSEFPQGYMTLLGEEGINISGGQKQLVALARALFKKPQLLLLDEATAAMDKETESFILSILQKEKTAMAILMVTHRHKTAEVCDRVFRLEKGEIITHKVLSTSTDS; the protein is encoded by the coding sequence TTGGTTGCTTTGTTGGGGATTGCGGGCAATATCATTCCTTCTGTTAACCGCTTGGTTGTTTCCAACATACAAATCCAAGAAGCTCTGGTAGCGTTTGATCGGATGTTTGAGTTTACAGCTATGGAGAGGCAAAGCACTACCGGGGAATTTTTGGAAATTCAATTGGAAGAATTATCGATTGACCATGTATCATTTCGTTTCCCCGGAAGGAAACAGATATTGAAAGCTGTCTCATTGAAAATCAAAAAAGGAGAAATGGTTGCTTTACTGGGCGAAAGCGGTGGAGGTAAAAGCACGATGATGCAAATTGTTCAAAAATTCTATGCACCAGAAGCGGGCACGATCAAAGTAAACGAGCAAAGTCTAGAATCTATCGACACCTTTGCTTGGCGTTCGGGCATCGGTTGCGTACCACAAGAAATCAAAATTTTCAATGGCAACTTACTTTACAACATTACGATTAGCGATCAGCCTGAGGATTATCAGCGTGCAGTTCAATTCTGCCAAGAAAAAGGTTTTTTGAAATTCTTCAGCGAATTTCCACAGGGCTACATGACTTTATTGGGCGAAGAGGGCATCAACATTTCGGGTGGACAAAAACAGTTGGTGGCATTGGCAAGAGCATTGTTTAAAAAACCACAGTTGCTTTTACTTGATGAGGCCACTGCCGCCATGGACAAAGAAACCGAGTCGTTCATTCTATCCATCCTGCAAAAAGAAAAAACAGCCATGGCTATATTGATGGTAACACACAGGCATAAAACAGCCGAGGTTTGTGATCGGGTATTTCGATTGGAGAAAGGGGAAATTATAACGCATAAAGTTTTATCAACCAGCACAGATTCTTAA
- a CDS encoding ABC transporter permease — protein MKLLWLIQNDLFKISKQKKFIYLLISIILSLLLSWLILSKKYVLLQFSKAANESNLFTSFYVGKYLFVCSIGLIGLNLALVFLYQLEKKNNTWKYLLTLPVPYHFHIMSKLFSSFVINLIVVMAIFLIAALEALILPLSVNSTEYMSALLVLLCFMCKFFLLSLSASAFHLMLHFFSSNQALLILISVIMPIACLFDFLSFLPYGWPNENFWLSIKVKYNHGIWGPIVGEYEKLSMLVVLVTITLVYYLRHTIFVYSKFYK, from the coding sequence ATGAAGCTTCTTTGGTTAATACAGAATGATTTATTCAAAATCAGCAAGCAAAAGAAGTTCATTTACCTATTAATTTCAATTATTCTTTCTCTACTCCTATCATGGCTAATTCTTTCAAAAAAGTATGTTCTTCTTCAGTTTAGTAAAGCAGCTAATGAAAGCAATTTGTTTACGTCATTTTATGTTGGGAAATATCTATTTGTCTGTTCCATTGGATTGATTGGTTTAAACTTGGCCTTGGTTTTTTTATATCAACTGGAGAAGAAAAATAATACCTGGAAATACTTACTCACGTTACCTGTTCCTTACCATTTCCACATAATGTCGAAATTGTTTTCATCCTTTGTGATAAACCTTATTGTTGTAATGGCTATCTTTTTAATTGCGGCATTGGAAGCATTAATACTTCCATTATCTGTAAATTCTACTGAGTACATGAGTGCACTTTTAGTGTTACTTTGTTTTATGTGTAAGTTTTTTCTTCTTTCTTTATCTGCGTCCGCCTTTCATTTAATGCTGCATTTTTTTAGTAGCAATCAAGCACTATTAATTTTAATAAGTGTAATTATGCCAATTGCCTGTCTATTTGACTTTTTGAGTTTTTTGCCTTACGGTTGGCCTAATGAAAATTTTTGGCTAAGTATTAAAGTTAAATATAATCATGGTATTTGGGGACCAATCGTTGGGGAATATGAGAAGTTAAGTATGCTTGTAGTTCTTGTAACTATTACTTTGGTCTATTATTTAAGGCATACGATCTTTGTGTACTCGAAATTCTACAAGTAA
- a CDS encoding bile acid:sodium symporter family protein → MQSNFLTTALLPIALGIIMLGLGLTLSLSDFKRIIKYPKAVTIALACQMVLLPAICFFVAKIFGLEPALAVGLMLLAASPGGATANLYSHLSDGDVALNITLTAVNSLLTLFTLPLVVNFSLAHFMTSDQYVPMQFAKIVEVFMIVLLPVTVGMLVKSKAPSFATKMDKPVKILSAVFLVLIIVVAVYRERAILITHFGEIGFPVLVFNLLSMGLGYYLPQVWRVEKKQAVAIGMEIGIHNGTLAIFIALSVLNNSLMSVPAALYSILMFFTAALFGYLVKRNKF, encoded by the coding sequence ATGCAGTCTAATTTTTTAACCACTGCCCTATTGCCCATAGCGCTTGGCATCATCATGCTGGGGTTAGGGCTAACACTTTCACTAAGCGATTTCAAAAGAATTATCAAGTATCCGAAGGCTGTAACCATTGCGTTGGCTTGCCAAATGGTTTTGCTACCGGCCATCTGTTTTTTTGTGGCAAAAATTTTTGGTTTAGAGCCAGCCCTTGCGGTTGGATTGATGTTGTTGGCAGCATCTCCGGGTGGAGCAACTGCTAACTTATACAGCCATCTCTCGGATGGTGATGTAGCACTTAATATTACACTCACCGCAGTCAATAGTTTGCTTACATTATTCACCTTACCTTTGGTTGTTAATTTTTCACTCGCACACTTCATGACATCCGATCAATATGTGCCGATGCAATTTGCGAAAATAGTGGAAGTATTTATGATCGTGTTATTGCCTGTAACAGTGGGCATGCTTGTAAAAAGTAAAGCGCCTTCTTTTGCCACAAAAATGGATAAGCCCGTAAAAATTCTATCGGCTGTGTTTTTGGTGTTGATAATTGTGGTGGCTGTCTATCGCGAGCGCGCTATCCTCATTACCCATTTTGGCGAGATTGGATTTCCAGTATTAGTATTCAATCTGTTGAGCATGGGTTTGGGCTATTATTTACCGCAAGTGTGGCGCGTAGAAAAGAAACAAGCCGTTGCCATTGGCATGGAAATCGGGATTCATAACGGCACATTGGCCATCTTCATTGCACTCAGTGTATTAAATAATTCATTAATGAGTGTACCCGCAGCACTCTATAGCATCCTTATGTTTTTCACGGCTGCACTATTTGGATACCTAGTGAAACGCAACAAATTTTGA